A stretch of DNA from Staphylococcus sp. KG4-3:
AAGTGAACATTTGAAAGATAAACAAGGTACAACGTTAGTAGTATGTGGAGACACACCGTTAATCACTGCGGCAACATTGAAATCAATGATAGAACATCATGAGAACACAAAAGCACAGGCCACTGTTTTATCAGCAACAGCAGATAATCCATTCGGTTATGGACGTATCCTGCGCGACTCAGTACAAAGACTAACTAAAATTGTTGAGCAAAAAGATGCATCTGAGACAGAGCGACAAATTAATGAAATTAGTTCAGGTATTTTTGCATTTGATAACCAAGTTTTATTTGAAAAGTTGGAGTTAGTGAGAAATGAAAATGCGCAAAGAGAATATTATTTGCCTGATGTACTTTCATTAATTTTAGAAGATAAAGGTAACGTTGAAATCTATCATACAGATGATTTTGAAGAAATTATGGGCGTTAATGATAGAGTGATGTTGAGTGAAGCTGAAAAAGCTTTTAAGAAACGCACTAATGAACATCACATGAGAAACGGCGTGACGATTGTTGACCCAGCAACTACATATATAGGTGCTGATGTTATCATAGGAGAAGATACAGTCATTGAGCCAGGGGTGAAAATTGCTGGCAACACTGTAATTGGAGAAGATACAATCGTTGGACAATATACTGAAATAACTAACAGTAAAATAGGATCAAATGTCACAATTAAACAATCTGTTATTAATGAAGCGATTGTTGGCAATCATGCTAAAATTGGACCGTTTGCACAGCTACGTCCTGGTGCGGACTTAGGCGAAAAAGTTAAAGTAGGTAACTTTGTTGAAGTTAAAAAATCTGTTGTTAAAACAGGCGCTAAATTACCTCACTTAAGTTATATAGGTGATGCTGAAATTGGTGAAAGAACAAATGTTGGCTGCGGTTCAATTACTGTGAACTATGATGGCATCA
This window harbors:
- the glmU gene encoding bifunctional UDP-N-acetylglucosamine diphosphorylase/glucosamine-1-phosphate N-acetyltransferase GlmU, which translates into the protein MQRHAIVLAAGKGTRMKSKKYKVLHDVAGKSMIEHVVDNVKQSGVEQLVTIVGHGAQNVKETLGDASLYSFQEEQLGTAHAVKMASEHLKDKQGTTLVVCGDTPLITAATLKSMIEHHENTKAQATVLSATADNPFGYGRILRDSVQRLTKIVEQKDASETERQINEISSGIFAFDNQVLFEKLELVRNENAQREYYLPDVLSLILEDKGNVEIYHTDDFEEIMGVNDRVMLSEAEKAFKKRTNEHHMRNGVTIVDPATTYIGADVIIGEDTVIEPGVKIAGNTVIGEDTIVGQYTEITNSKIGSNVTIKQSVINEAIVGNHAKIGPFAQLRPGADLGEKVKVGNFVEVKKSVVKTGAKLPHLSYIGDAEIGERTNVGCGSITVNYDGINKFKTIIGNDSFIGCNTNLVAPITLGDRSFIAAGSTITDNVPQDSLALARARQTTKEGYLKK